GTCCTCCCGCTTGACGTGCGAGGGGCTGGAGGCGGCGATCTGCAGGGCGACGTCCTTGACGAAGGCCTGGAACTCCTCGTTCCTGGCCACGAAGTCGGTCTCGCAGTTGACTTCCACGAGCACCCCGATGCGGCTGCCCGGGTGGATGTAGGCGGCGACGAGTCCCTCGTTGGTCTCCCGGCCGGCCTTCTTCTGGGCGGCGGCCAGTCCCTTCTGCCGGAGGTGCTCGATGGCCTTTTCGATGTCGTTGCCCGATTCCGCCAACGCCTTCTGGCAATCCAGGATGCCGGCGCCGGTCTTTTCGCGAAGCTCCTTCACGAGGACGGTGTTGGCTGCCATGCTGCGTGCGTGCTCCTCTCCGTTTGGGTTCAGGTCGTGGTGGTCCGGTGATGATCCCGCCGTGGCGCCTCAGGACGCCGGGGCGCTCTCCGCGCCCACCGTGACCGGCTGGGGAGCACGCATCTCGGCCGCGGGGATGGCCTCGGGCTTCCCCGCCTCGTCGCGCTGGGCGCGCAGGTGGGCGCCCTCGATGCAGGCGTCGGCGACGCGGGAGGCGATGAGCTTGATCGACCGGATGGCGTCGTCGTTGCCCGGGATCGGGTAGGCGATGCCGTCGGGATCGCAGTTGGTGTCCACGATCGCGACCACCGGGATGCTCAGCCGGTTGGCCTCCTGGACCGCGATGCGCTCCACGCGGGTGTCCAGCACGAAGACGCAGGCGGGCAGCGTGACCATGTTCTTGATGCCGCTGAGGTACTTCTCCAGCTTCTGCCGCTCCTTCTCCATCTGGCTGAGTTCCTTCTTCGTCAGCCGGTGTTGCGTGCCTTCCGCCAGCGTCGCCTCGAACTTCTTCAGCTTCTCGATGCTGCGCCGGATGGTCTGGAAGTTGGTCAGCATCCCCCCGAGCCAGCGCTTGTTGACGAAGAACATGTTGCTGCGCTTGGCCTCTTCCTCGAGGATGTCGACCGCCTGCCGTTTGGTCCCGACGAAGAGCACGGATTCTCCGGCCGCCACGGTGTCCCGAACGAAGGCGTAGGCCGTCTCGAATCGTTGCACAGTCTGCTGCAGGTCTATGATGTAAATGCCGTTCCGCTCGCCGAAAATGAACTTCTTCATCTTCGGATTCCAGCGGTTGGTCTGGTGGCCGAAGTGGACCCCGGCCTCCAGCAGTTCCTTGATCGTGATCGCGCTCATGCCTTCACCTCCTTCCTCATGCTTGCGGAGCACCCGCCTTGGCTCACACGGTCGATCTTCGAGCGCGACGGGCGAGAGGTCTTGCTCCCCTTATTCCCAAGCTGAGCAGCGTGCGTACACGCCAATGCGGATTTGGGTCAACGAGCCCCAGTTTTTCCCCGTTCGCCGCCCCCGGCTCGTGAGAGTCGGCGAACCACACAAAGGGTCAGAAAACTAACACGATTCTCGGTTCATTGCAAGCCGCCAGGTCCCGCTCAGGAGCGGTACGAGGCGTTGATCTTGACGTACTCGTACGAGAGATCCGTCGTCCACAGGCGCGCCGTCGCGGCGCCCCGGCCGAGGTCGATCGCGATCGTGAATTCCTTGCGCCGGATCACCCGCTCGATCCGCCGCTCCGCCGCCTGGCCGAGCCCGACCCCCTGCTTGACGATCGGGACGCCGGCGAACGCCAGGGCGATCCGGTCCGGATCGATCGGCGCGCCGGACCGGCCGACCGCGGCCATGATCCGGCCCCAGTTCGCGTCCTCCCCGAAGAGCGCCGTCTTGACCAGGCTGGAGGTGGCGACCGTCCGGGCCACCTGCTTGGCCTCCGCTTCGCGCTTGGCCCCGGTGACCAGGATCTCCACGACCTTGGTCACCCCTTCGCCGTCCCGGACCACTTGGAGCGCGAGCGAAAGGCAGGCCTCGTCCAGCAGGCGCTGGAACTCGGCGAACCCCGGCGAGCCCTCGCGCAGCGTCCCGTTGCCGGCCAGGCCGTTGGCCAGGCAGAGGACCGTGTCGTTCGTGCTCGTGTCGCCGTCCACGGAGATGCAGTTGAAGGACCGGGCGACGGAGCGTCGCAAGGCGCGTTGCAACGCCGGCTGGGCGACGGCCGCGTCGGTCGTCAGGTACGCGAGCATCGTGGCCATGTCCGGGTGGATCATGCCGGAGCCCTTGGCCATGCCGCCGACGGTGACCGTGCGGCCGGCGATGCTGGCCTGCAGCGCGATCTCCTTGGGCTTGAGGTCTGTCGTGAGGATGGCGCGGGCCGCCGCGCTCCCGCCGCCACGGCTGAGCCGCCGCACCAGGAGCGGGACGCCCCGGCGGATGCGTGCCATCGGGAGGGGCTGGCCGATGACGCCGGTCGAACCGACGAACACGGTGCGCGGGTCCGCCTCGATCCGCACGGCGACGAGACGCGCCATCTCCTCGGCGTCGGCCAGCCCCCTGGCGCCGGTGCAGGCGTTGGCGTTCCCGCTGTTGACGAGGATGGCGCGGCCGACCCCGCGCTTGAGGCGCAGCCGGTCCGCGATCACCGGCGCGGCCGCGACGCGGTTCGTCGTGAAGACGCCGGCGATCGGTCCCGCCTCCTGCGAGACGATGAGGGCCAGGTCCGGGATCGGCGGCTTCTTGATGCCGGCGTGGATGCCGGCCGCCAGGAAGCCAAGCGGAGCGGTGACGCCCCCGCCGGTCTTCTTGAAGCCGGACCGGGTCATGCCGGGCGGGACGGGCGGAGCCTCGGATCGGCAGGCCCGAGCGTTGCGGATGGGTTCACGGATAGACTCCGGGGGCGGTGAGGCCGGTCTCTTCGGGAAAACCCAGCATCAGGTTCATCGCCTGGATGGCTTGGCCGGCCGCTCCCTTGACCAGGTTGTCCAGCGCGGCCACCGTAACGACCCAGTTGCTGCGGGGATCGACGAACACCGACAGGTCGCAGAAGTTCGACCCCCGCACGTGCCGCGGATTGGCCGACGCGTCACCGTCCTGCAGTCGGACGAATCGCTCGCCCTTGTAGAAGTCCCGGTAGAGGGCCCGCAGCCGGTCCCGGTCCATGGGCTCACGCAGCCGGCTGTAGGCGGTGCTGAGAATGCCGCGGTTCATGGGAACCAGGTGGGGCGTGAAGGCCACCCGGATCGGTGCGTGACGTTCCTTCCCGTGGGCGGATCGCCCGCGCGCAGCCTTGGCGGCGAGCCGGTTCAACTCCTGCTCGATCTCCGGGATGTGCCGGTGCAGACCGATCTTGTAGGCTTCGAGGGCCTCGTGGGCCTCGGGAAAATGGTAGGGGAGCGAGGGGCTGCGGCCGGCGCCAGAGACGCCCGATTTCGCGTCGATGACGAGCGTGTCCGGCCGGATCAGCCCGTTGGCCGCGAGCGGGGCCAATTGGAGGACGGCGGCCGTCGGGTAGCAGCCTGGCGAGGCCACCAGCTTGGCGGTCCGGATCTCCTCCCGATGCAGCTCGGGCAGGCCGTACACGGCCTCCTTCAGCAGATCCCGGCTGGTGTGGGGGGTCTGATACCAGGTTTCATACTCGGCCGGGTCTTTCAGGCGATAGTCGGCGCTGAGGTCCACCACCAGCTTGCCTGCATTCAGGCACGCAGCGGCCGGAGCCAGAGACTTGGTGTGGGGCAGGGCGAGGAACACCAAGTCGGCTCGCGCCGCGATGGCCTCCGGGGCCAGCGCCTCGAAGGACAGGGGCAGGACTGAGGCCAGGGACGGGAAGACGGAGGAAACCGGGCTGCCGGCGGACTTCTCCGAGGTGACCACCGTGATCGTCACGCGTGGGTGGCCGACGAGCAGGCGCAGGAGTTCCCCGCCCGTGTAGCCACTGGCCCCCGCCACCGCCACCTTGACCGGCTCCGTCCGTTTCGCCATCCGGTTCACCTTCGGACATAAAAAAGGGAAGGCCGGAGGCCTTCCCTTTTCGCGTTCGTGGAACAGCCCCGCGCCTTAGCGCTTCGAATACTGGAAGCGTTTCCTCGCGCCCTTCTGTCCGTACTTCTTCCGCTCCTTCACGCGGGAGTCCCGCGTCAGGAATCCCTCCTTCTTGAGCGGCTCCCTGAGAGAGGGGGTCAGGGCCACCAGCGCCCTGGCGATGGCGTGCCGGAGCGCGCCGGCCTGGCCGGTCGCCCCGCCGCCGCAGAGCGTCGCGCTCACGTCGTACTTGCCCGCGAGGCCGGTCACGTCGAACGGGGACTGCACCAGGGTTCTCAGAGACGGCCGCGGGAAGTAGTTCTCGAAGGAACGGTCGTTGATGGTGATCTCGCCGCTGCCCGGAGAAAGCCACGCCCGGGCGATGGCGTATTTGCGCTTGCCGGTTGCGTACTGAGTCGCGACTGCCATGCTGGTCTGCCTCCTTCTCTCACGCTCACAGGGTCAGGGGTTCCGGACGCTGGGCTTGATGCGGGTGGTCCGATCCCGCGTAGACTTTCAGCTTTCTGGCCATCTGCTTGCCCAGCGGGGTCTTGGGCAGCATCCCCTTGATCGCCCGCTCCACCAGTTCGGTCGGCTTCTTGGCGTGGAGGTGCTCGGCGGTGACGGACTTGAGGCCGCCCGGATACCCCGTATGGTGGGTGTAGGTCTTGGTCTTGAACTTGGGGCCCGTCAGGGTGATCTTGCTGGCGTTGATCACCACGACGTGGTCGCCCGTGTCCACGTGCGGCGTGAAGATCGGCTTGTGCTTGCCGCGCAGCAGGAGCGCCACGCGCGCAGCCAGCCGGCCCAGGGTCTTGCCGTCCGCGTCCACGAGGTACCACTTTCTGACGATGTCGGTCGGTTTCGCGAGATACGTGCTCATCGGTCGAATGCCTACCTTTCTCCGTTCCCGTTGATCAGGCTTCGTGCTGTTCCGAGTTTT
This portion of the Nitrospirota bacterium genome encodes:
- the rpsI gene encoding 30S ribosomal protein S9; the protein is MAVATQYATGKRKYAIARAWLSPGSGEITINDRSFENYFPRPSLRTLVQSPFDVTGLAGKYDVSATLCGGGATGQAGALRHAIARALVALTPSLREPLKKEGFLTRDSRVKERKKYGQKGARKRFQYSKR
- the rpsB gene encoding 30S ribosomal protein S2, with protein sequence MSAITIKELLEAGVHFGHQTNRWNPKMKKFIFGERNGIYIIDLQQTVQRFETAYAFVRDTVAAGESVLFVGTKRQAVDILEEEAKRSNMFFVNKRWLGGMLTNFQTIRRSIEKLKKFEATLAEGTQHRLTKKELSQMEKERQKLEKYLSGIKNMVTLPACVFVLDTRVERIAVQEANRLSIPVVAIVDTNCDPDGIAYPIPGNDDAIRSIKLIASRVADACIEGAHLRAQRDEAGKPEAIPAAEMRAPQPVTVGAESAPAS
- the tsf gene encoding translation elongation factor Ts — its product is MAANTVLVKELREKTGAGILDCQKALAESGNDIEKAIEHLRQKGLAAAQKKAGRETNEGLVAAYIHPGSRIGVLVEVNCETDFVARNEEFQAFVKDVALQIAASSPSHVKREDIPASVVEKEKQIYLAQAKEMGKPEPAWGKIVEGKLEKFYQESCLLEQVFIKDPTLTIKDLLAQKIAKIGENISIRRFTRYQLGLE
- the argJ gene encoding bifunctional glutamate N-acetyltransferase/amino-acid acetyltransferase ArgJ, encoding MTRSGFKKTGGGVTAPLGFLAAGIHAGIKKPPIPDLALIVSQEAGPIAGVFTTNRVAAAPVIADRLRLKRGVGRAILVNSGNANACTGARGLADAEEMARLVAVRIEADPRTVFVGSTGVIGQPLPMARIRRGVPLLVRRLSRGGGSAAARAILTTDLKPKEIALQASIAGRTVTVGGMAKGSGMIHPDMATMLAYLTTDAAVAQPALQRALRRSVARSFNCISVDGDTSTNDTVLCLANGLAGNGTLREGSPGFAEFQRLLDEACLSLALQVVRDGEGVTKVVEILVTGAKREAEAKQVARTVATSSLVKTALFGEDANWGRIMAAVGRSGAPIDPDRIALAFAGVPIVKQGVGLGQAAERRIERVIRRKEFTIAIDLGRGAATARLWTTDLSYEYVKINASYRS
- the argC gene encoding N-acetyl-gamma-glutamyl-phosphate reductase, with translation MAKRTEPVKVAVAGASGYTGGELLRLLVGHPRVTITVVTSEKSAGSPVSSVFPSLASVLPLSFEALAPEAIAARADLVFLALPHTKSLAPAAACLNAGKLVVDLSADYRLKDPAEYETWYQTPHTSRDLLKEAVYGLPELHREEIRTAKLVASPGCYPTAAVLQLAPLAANGLIRPDTLVIDAKSGVSGAGRSPSLPYHFPEAHEALEAYKIGLHRHIPEIEQELNRLAAKAARGRSAHGKERHAPIRVAFTPHLVPMNRGILSTAYSRLREPMDRDRLRALYRDFYKGERFVRLQDGDASANPRHVRGSNFCDLSVFVDPRSNWVVTVAALDNLVKGAAGQAIQAMNLMLGFPEETGLTAPGVYP
- the rplM gene encoding 50S ribosomal protein L13 — protein: MSTYLAKPTDIVRKWYLVDADGKTLGRLAARVALLLRGKHKPIFTPHVDTGDHVVVINASKITLTGPKFKTKTYTHHTGYPGGLKSVTAEHLHAKKPTELVERAIKGMLPKTPLGKQMARKLKVYAGSDHPHQAQRPEPLTL